A region of the Salmo trutta chromosome 40, fSalTru1.1, whole genome shotgun sequence genome:
CCTACCAGAGATTCCTTATACAACAGGTAAGTCCACTATACTCACCTCCACCTACGTTCTAAAGTACTCACTGTCTGACGCTGAATTTGTCTtaagtttctctctctttttctcaggAGAGTATCACCATGACGATGTTGACCATATTTCTGCTTCTCAGCGCTGCCTTTGCTCTGGGTGATGCAAGTAAGAGAGATATACCTCATAGTTTCCACCAGATTTTTTGTTTACTCCTTTTAGTTAGTGTAGATAACAGAGGTGTTTATTGATGTGTAGGTAGTAGAGGTATTCTTATCAATGGTTTGATTACCTGTTCACACTCATCAGATGCAGTTTGATTATATCATTCCACACTTTAAAGAGCACATGAGTATTCATCTTTcctctgtctttatctctctttgTTGTAGGGGATCTGAATGACACAGAGAATCAAATTATGGAGAACCTGATACGTAACCTGCCAATCGGTAAAATGCCTTATCCCATATCAACAAGATTTCTGAAACCTGCAGAAAACTATAATATTGTGTTGGTTTGCTAATGTTAATGGACTGATAATGCACAGATATCCGTGGTGCTGTGTCAATAACATCACGGCTGGAACGCACTTCTGACCACTCAGATTGTGTTGTCGAACTAATCATTTCATCATGATATTGCATTATATCTCTCCCCCCTACAGAgtctgaggagatgggaggaaAGGAGATGCAGGGACTACAAACCAGGAGTTCATCATGCCCACCTGGTTGGCACAGTTATAGGACACGCTGCTATCACTACGTCCCCATCATGGCCAAATGGCCAGAGGCAGAGGTACCTGTAAATGTCCATATTTAGGGACAGATTTACTCATTCTAAACATCATAGGATTAGTGTTTAACCGGGTTGCTAAACTAAAACTTGACATGCTATTCCTTCTCTTTATATTTAGAAACTCATGCAGAAACTTCCCATATATCTATCATTATTAATTCAATTTAGATTTCCAAATGATCAAACCCAGTCCCAGGCTTGGATAACACTGGAGGCCCCTaaggtctccacagagttgggtaaagCTGCTGTTAGTTTTTTGTGCCCTTCATCTGGAACAATTTACGGAGCCCTCTGAAATTAGATGTCCTGGTCCCACTTTGTCAGTTCAGAGTAAATATTGGAGACATCTATGTTGATATATGTGTCTGTTGTTAATATGTTTTGTaatgtatattgtatgtttttgaTAGTATGtatgcagggctcatctgtaaaagaaaCACCAGTCTCAGTATGACTTagctgtcaaaataaaggttataaaaataaaacaaaatattcTACCTTTGtgattctctgtctctctatttagCATTACTGTTTGTTATTGGGAGGTAACCTGGCGTCAGTGCACAGCCTCTCCCAGTATAACTtccttcagtcagtcatccaAAGTAGTGCCAACAGAGCCCAGCGCACCTGGATTGGAGCCAACGATGCCATCCAGGTCAGAAGCACTCTGTTTAACACTTAAAACATATACAGTAAGATGAGTTGATTCTTTGAGAATATAATTATAAATGCCTAGTGGTGCCTTACCcgaaatataagcttgttttactccactgtcgcttcaaaacatggttaaataaTTTTTATATAATGTATAGTGTCTGCTGGTTACACATCTGCTTGTATGCTCTTTAGGAGGGTCTTTGGCTGTGGAGCGATGGGTCCAGGTTTAGCTACCAGAACTGGGACCAGGGGCAACCCAGTAACTACAACTATGGTGCTGGGAACGATAACACGAATGGTCGTGAGCATTGTATGGAGATGAACTATGGAGGTACGATGCTGTCGCCAGAGCACTCTCCTTCACATTATTCATCAAACATTTTGATAgatgtaaaaatacatttttaaagggAATGTGTTCCTTTTTTAGCtacaattaaaaaattaaaaaattctCTGTGTTACCCTCTTTTCCAGGTGACTTCAGGCAGAATGATGCACCCTGCTGGATGAAACTTCCATTCATGTGTTCCAGAAAGCTGTAATATCTACAGATTGGGAGAGAATTCATGTTTTAACGTTACTCCCCTGGTTAGTcagtcatcatgtttagtgtacTTTTAGATTCTTGCTGATTTTAATGTGATTGTATTGCCTTATCTTGCTGATTATGTAAAGTGACTTTGGGTGTCTTGAAAAGCACTTGTAGTAAtacattttagacattttatTTTATCTGAGAGGCTCTCAAGCGATGGGATTCTTCAATAAAATCAGTCTGTAATATTTCCTGTTCAGTGGTAATTTTGGCAAAACCCCCCAGAGAATTCTCATGGGTGGCTCCAGGGAGTGGGTTGCCTTTGCAGAAGCACCCTCATGAAACAATGTATTagtatgtatatttatttatttcacctttatttaaccaggtaggcaagttgagaacaagttctcatttacaattgcgacctggccaagataaagcaaagcagttcgacaacatacaaaaacacagagttacacatggagtaaaacaacatacaatcaatgatgcagtagaaaaaaaaaataagactatatacaatgtgagcaaatgatgtgagataatggaggtaaaggcaaaaaaatgccatggtgtcaaagtaaagtatggcaagaaaaacactggaatggtagatttgtagtttgaagaaagttaaaagttaaaatataaataatatggtgcaaaggagcaaaataaataaaataaatacagtaggggaaaaggtagtagtttgggctcaattaaagatgggctatgtacaggtgcagagatctgtgagctgctctgacagctggtgcttaaagctagtgagggagataagtgtttccagttttagagatttttgtagttcgttccagtcattggcagctgagaactggaaggagagacgaccaaaggaggagttggctttaggggtgaccagagagatacctgctggagcgcgtgctacaggtgggtgctgctatggtgaccagtgagcggagataaggggatAATGTGCATGTACATCATTGATTTCAAGCACCCCTTTGCAATGACCGAACCTACTCCTTTGTTAGGCTCTCGGCATATGGGATTCTTTTAACCAAGGATGGTGTTGGATGCTAGATATTGCTGTAAATCTGGCCAAATACACTTTGTATGAGAAAGGTGATGTTGAAACAGCTGATTGGATTAAAGGTAACTCTGGGAGCTAACTGGCCTGTCAGCCTTGTGGGATTCGAGGACTGTAATGAGCTCAGCTGCCACAGTCGGGTTCAGATGGGTTTTACTCCGGGCCGAGGCATGGCCAGATCTGGGCTGGATAGAAGAATGGAAAAACACACATTTACTACAGGAATTCCTCAAACACACAAAGTCAACCAGCGTGCCAGATACCCCTCCCTACGTGCCTGCCATCAAATCCATTCTTCCCCCTAAAGAAGCAGCTGATATGACTTAAGTGCTCTCCATCTGGCTGCGTGGTGGAGAGTGGGTTATAGAGACGAGGGGTTCTCCACCTCCCTGCCATGCACTCAGACTGTAGATGGCTGGAGACATACATGTTTACTGCACCGTAAAGTAGGGCATGGATGGCAACCATGCCATGGAGGGGGAATAACAAATGGAAAACGCATCATGGTAGTGCAGAATACTGTACCCTGCAGTGTTTCTTAGCTACATGGGTTGATGTGTGTCATACTCATGTGGGTGTTGTCTCAAGAGATGTTGtgcctgtatgtatgtatgtatgcttgCATGCGTGTAGGTAGGTAGCCTACACCATACACTGGAGATTTAACTACTACAGTATGACATTTCTGCTGAGACAAAATATTACACGCATGACAGAGTGCATGCCTGCTTGCACACAAGTATATTGGTAGCCCACATAGAGTACACTTGATTAGTCCTGCCCAGGGGAATCTCCAGAATTATACCAAAATATTACCTCTGGTGGaattccacctgtcaccagagggcggcagagaccgtcctagagacattaacgacagtCAGGTGTGTCCAATTCACTCctgatttccctgttaaaagaggtgtgttttctgttgtcctttgcagaagctAGAATTGTTTACTGTGAGTGGTCGGTTCCTGAGTGAGTTTTCGAGACTTAGTTGTTGGTTTTCCAtaagtgtactgtgatcctgcgaCAACTGTTTCTGAGTAAagtatgtttatccttaaccactgattcctcatctggtctcttctctgcacctgggtccaaccttatGTCACAGGAATGCCAGTTGCAACTAGTTTGGTTTACATTTTgatgtacagtatcagtcaaacgtttggacacacctactcatttaatgttttttctttatttttactattttcaacattgtataaTAACTCACCTGCAGTCTTTCAAGCATTGGTCAATgacaaagacatcaaaactattaaataacacatggaatcatgtagtaaccaaaaaggtgttaaacaaatcaaaatatattttgtatttgagattcttcaaagtagccaccctttgccttttaTTTTTtggatttaacctttatttaactaggcaagtcagttgagaacaaattcttatttacaattttttttattttttttcacctttatttaaccaggtaggcaagttgagaacaagttctcatttacaattgcgacctggccaagataaagcaaagcagtttgacacatacaacaaagagttacacatggagtaaaacaaacatacagtcaataatacagtagaaaaataagtctatatacaatgtgagcaaatgagggaggtaaaggcaaaacaatgacggcctactcccgacaacgctgggccaattgtgctccgccctatgggactcccaatcacggccggatgtgatacagcctgaattcaaaccatgtgctatagtgacgcctcttgcactgagatgcagtgccttagaccgctgcgccactcaggagcccaagtgctcagcatatgtgggaactccttcaagactgttgggaaagcattccaggtgaagctggttgagagaatgccaagagtgtgctaagctgtTGTTAGAGCCAAATAGCCTATTTGTATACAATAACCAGAGCATTATTAGTTTAATTATTAGTGCGAAGCCATTATTGGAGATGAATACCCCCCTTGCGGCCAGTGCGGTGGCTACAGGAGGAGGAAAGGTTATTTGAGGGAGGAAGTCGGGCCTACGAGGAGGAGTCTTGGTTAGATGGgggagcggtatagttttttgaTCGCACTTGCTCGCACTTACATGATATCTTGAATTTACTGCACACAATAGCCTTCATTTACTGCACTTATAAGTTATTAGAAAAAGAGGAATTATAAGGAACATTTTAGTTTACCCATCTTCTATATTAGAAAGTCTGTAAAAATATGCCATTACATTAGTCAAAAAACTCAGCCGAAGAAAAGCTCCGTTACACATGCTGGATTATTTTTCTTCACCTGGAGCGCACTTGGACCGGGAGGACAGTTCTCTGGAAAGATTTCAAGTCGTACAATTTTGCAGTCGTGAGTAACCACTGAGATTTTATGAATGAACTCATTGGTTCCATACAATTGTATTGTGTTTGGTCAAACAAAGGATGAAAGTGCCGATGGGCGCTAATGTTTGATAAACGGAAATACtaaatactaaaatactaaacaaataaacaaaaataatggAATTACGTTGCATGTTGAAATAAAATATACCGACTGAGCTAGAGCGCAATCAAATGATGGAATAAACTGCGCGAATCAAAACATGTGAACGTATTAAAATTACAAAGTGTCATAGTGAATAAAAGGAGAAATAAATGTCTTAACcactctgggacatgtgggatgCTAGCTATTCACTATTCAACAcgcacactattcaacagccagtgaaatagcagggcggcaaattcaaaacaacaaaaatttcataattcaaatttctcaaacatacaactattttatcccattttaaagatacacttctcgttaatcgaaccacattgtctgatttcaaaaaggctttacggcgaaagcataacattagattatggtaggacagcgcctaaacaagaaaaaccacacagccattttccaagcaaggagaggcgtcacaaaaaccagaaatacagctaaaattaatcactaacctttgatgatcttcatcagatgacactcccaggactcaatgttacacaatacatgtatgttttgttcgataaagttaatatttatgtccataaaccccattttacattggtgcgtgatgttcagaaaatgtattgtctccaaaactcccggtgaatgagcacatcaatttacaaaaatactcatcataaatgttcataaaatttacaacagttattgaaagaattatagatacactccttaatgcaaccgatatgtcagatttcaaaatagctttacggcgaaagcacattgttcaatattctgagtacagagctcagccatcaaagcaagctatagagttacccgccaagttctggagtcaactaaactcagaaatagtattataaatcttcacttacctttgctgatcttcgtcggaatgcactcccaggactcccacttccacaagaaatgttatttttgttcgataaactctatatttatgtccaaatacctccttttgttcgcgcgttcagatcactatccaaaggcaaaatacgcgagcgcaaaaccagagacgaatagtcaaaatgttccattaccgttagtagaaacatgtcaaacgatgtttacaatcaatccttagggtctttttaacataaatcttcgataatattccaactggacaatagcttattcattacagaggaaaaagaaggaacggcatgcctgcgcagtaaacaactcattggtctcaggcttgagacagctcttattctcttctcattaacagtagaagcatgaaacaatgttctaaagactgttgacatcttgtggaagTCTTAGGAaatgcaaaatgaccccacagacactgtagtttggaaaggcaatcaattgaaaaactacaaaccacttcctggttggatttttttctcaggtttttgcctgccatatgagttctgttttactcacaaacatcattcaaacagttttagaaacttctgatttgtggaatcaccttcaacactttgtctatgaaacacaccgtgagttaggattcatttagcacttcctaaggcttcctctagatgtcaacagtctttacaaagtggtttgagtcttctccggtagaaactgaccgaacgagaggcctggaaagttggtcatagggggagagccattactactatgacgcgggcgcccgtgggtaacctcttgttccgaaacgtttagtaagacaatgcaatcgtccgccttgaatatcattgaagctctgattgaaaaaggccctaaaaatgtatgttatacaacgtttgacatgtttgaacgaatgtaaatatatattttttgcacattcgtgacgactaGTCCCGCGcacctcgtacattatgagtagccttcggaacgcgcaaACAAGGAGCTATTgtgacataaattattaactttttcgaacaaaactacatttgttgtggacctggaattcccggaagtgccttctgatgaagataatcaaaggtaagggaatatttacaatagtatatttgattttagatggttccaagatggcgctaacctgtatcgcctagcctatttttctgagcatagcacctcgtttattgcaaagtgtgatttcccagtgaagttatttttaaatctggcaatgcggttgcattcacaagatgttaatctataattctttgaatgacaatattacattttaacaatgttttcgaatagtaattttgtaaattgtagcgctgattcactggaagcatttgagggaaaatattttctgaacgtcacgcgccgatgtaaaatactgtttttatatataaatatgaactttatcgaacagaaaatgcatgtattgtgtaacatgatgtcctaggagtgtcatctgatgaagattgtcaaaggttagtgctgcatttagctgtgttttgggtatttgtgatgcatgctagttgctttgaaaatggcagtgtgattatttttggcagggtacattcctaacataatctaatgttttgcttttgctgtaaagcc
Encoded here:
- the LOC115180454 gene encoding galactose-specific lectin nattectin isoform X1, encoding MRRKWIIYELTIDKLEFLPCGQVYISAPLSPNNRTYQRFLIQQESITMTMLTIFLLLSAAFALGDAIGDLNDTENQIMENLIRNLPIESEEMGGKEMQGLQTRSSSCPPGWHSYRTRCYHYVPIMAKWPEAEHYCLLLGGNLASVHSLSQYNFLQSVIQSSANRAQRTWIGANDAIQEGLWLWSDGSRFSYQNWDQGQPSNYNYGAGNDNTNGREHCMEMNYGGDFRQNDAPCWMKLPFMCSRKL
- the LOC115180454 gene encoding galactose-specific lectin nattectin isoform X2 — its product is MRRKWIIYELTIDKLEFLPCGQVYISAPLSPNNRTYQRFLIQQESITMTMLTIFLLLSAAFALGDARDLNDTENQIMENLIRNLPIESEEMGGKEMQGLQTRSSSCPPGWHSYRTRCYHYVPIMAKWPEAEHYCLLLGGNLASVHSLSQYNFLQSVIQSSANRAQRTWIGANDAIQEGLWLWSDGSRFSYQNWDQGQPSNYNYGAGNDNTNGREHCMEMNYGGDFRQNDAPCWMKLPFMCSRKL